One Bacillota bacterium genomic window carries:
- a CDS encoding ATP-binding protein has product MNYIKRNIENTVKKTAKMFPAVLITGARQVGKTTLLKHIITDIPYITLDDPIRLQNAIEEPGSFFKTTPPPVIVDEIQYAPNLFPYIKMLADETGKKGQFYLTGSQQFRMMKNVSESLAGRIGLINLLGLSLREIKGDNFNQSFIPTEEYFEKRKASVKCSDYKEIWKIIHRGSMPAMYADDLDWQMFYAAYTKTYIERDVREITQVGNELKFLRFMTVIASRTSQMLNLSSIANEVGVSVPTADRWLSILISSNIVYLLQPYYNNITKRAIKTPKLYFLDTGLAAYLTKWTNPDVLEAGAMAGAFFETFVVAEILKSYYNAGVLDPALYYYRDKDQKEVDIIIEQNGILYPVEIKKTANPGKEHIENFSVLKTIKNVKVGTGGVVCFYDKYIRIDESNVTIPVIYL; this is encoded by the coding sequence ATGAATTATATAAAACGAAACATAGAAAACACAGTGAAAAAAACTGCTAAAATGTTCCCTGCTGTTTTGATAACAGGAGCAAGGCAGGTTGGTAAAACCACACTGCTAAAACACATTATAACTGATATTCCGTATATAACACTTGATGACCCAATACGGCTTCAAAATGCAATTGAGGAACCAGGCAGCTTTTTTAAGACCACGCCACCGCCCGTTATTGTTGATGAGATACAATATGCACCAAATTTATTTCCCTATATTAAAATGCTTGCTGATGAAACCGGAAAAAAAGGGCAGTTTTATTTAACAGGCTCACAGCAATTCAGAATGATGAAAAATGTTAGTGAAAGCCTTGCTGGAAGGATTGGCTTAATTAACCTTTTAGGGCTATCACTTCGTGAAATTAAAGGCGATAATTTTAATCAAAGCTTTATACCTACAGAAGAGTATTTTGAAAAACGAAAAGCATCTGTTAAGTGTTCCGATTATAAAGAAATCTGGAAGATAATACATAGGGGTTCAATGCCGGCTATGTATGCTGATGATTTAGATTGGCAGATGTTTTATGCGGCATATACAAAGACCTATATTGAGCGTGACGTTAGAGAGATAACCCAGGTTGGTAACGAGCTTAAATTTTTAAGGTTTATGACTGTCATCGCAAGCAGAACTTCTCAAATGCTAAACTTATCATCCATTGCAAATGAAGTAGGAGTTAGCGTGCCAACTGCTGACAGGTGGTTGTCAATTCTGATCTCATCAAACATTGTGTATTTACTGCAACCATATTATAATAACATAACAAAGCGAGCGATAAAAACACCAAAGCTGTACTTCCTTGATACAGGACTTGCAGCATATCTTACAAAATGGACTAATCCCGATGTGCTTGAAGCAGGAGCAATGGCAGGAGCATTTTTTGAGACCTTTGTCGTGGCAGAGATACTAAAAAGCTATTATAACGCAGGTGTATTAGATCCGGCATTATATTATTACAGGGACAAAGATCAAAAAGAAGTGGATATAATCATAGAACAAAATGGTATTCTATATCCCGTTGAAATTAAGAAAACTGCAAACCCTGGCAAGGAGCATATTGAAAACTTTTCGGTGCTAAAAACAATTAAAAATGTTAAGGTGGGAACCGGCGGAGTGGTTTGTTTCTATGATAAGTATATCAGGATTGACGAAAGTAATGTAACAATACCGGTTATTTATTTATAA
- a CDS encoding DUF47 family protein, whose product MFKKSSETNYFDIFVKSSEYAYKAIRILDSMLGNFPQNSYKLDEIMKIENEADKHLHIALEKLNKAFITPIEREDILNILNDIDDVIDNIDDVAQKLVIYHITTIRDDMKKFSELAVRCCKALMDAMIELKSYKRGNELKKYIVEINNIEEEGDELLKKSMSELFKSEANPIEIIKWKDIYAGMEDLLDSCEDVADILEVVILKNS is encoded by the coding sequence ATGTTTAAGAAAAGCTCTGAAACCAATTACTTTGATATATTTGTAAAATCATCTGAATATGCATATAAGGCCATCCGGATACTGGATAGCATGCTGGGAAACTTCCCACAGAACTCTTATAAGCTGGACGAAATTATGAAGATAGAAAATGAAGCAGACAAGCATCTTCACATTGCCCTTGAAAAGCTTAATAAAGCGTTTATTACACCTATTGAAAGGGAAGATATTTTAAATATCTTAAATGATATTGATGATGTTATAGATAATATAGATGATGTTGCTCAGAAACTGGTAATATACCACATTACAACAATAAGGGACGATATGAAAAAGTTCTCTGAATTAGCGGTGAGATGTTGTAAAGCTCTTATGGATGCCATGATAGAATTGAAAAGCTACAAAAGGGGTAATGAGCTTAAGAAGTATATTGTTGAAATCAACAATATTGAGGAAGAGGGTGATGAGCTTCTTAAGAAAAGTATGAGTGAACTTTTCAAGTCTGAGGCAAACCCGATTGAAATAATCAAATGGAAAGATATTTATGCAGGCATGGAAGATTTGCTGGATTCATGCGAGGATGTGGCGGATATCCTTGAAGTGGTTATCCTGAAGAATAGTTAG
- a CDS encoding inorganic phosphate transporter, translating to MTIGLVFVFILVGASIFVNGWTDAPNAIATVVSTRVLRPRISVVLASIMNFLGVWLMGTAVANTIGSIIRLSPGNEALVTLGAAQLSIVIWSVTAWRFGIPTSESHALIAGLTGAGIASVGIGQVSGEAWTKVLQGLLISSVIGLMAGFAVAKAVVFLFRNTSRAKSNIFFSYAQVISAAAMAFSHGAQDGQKFMGVLAAALIYSGFTSNTINNGITIPVWVMFLCSIIMSAGTSIGGYRIIKKMGMDMVKLEKYQGFAADAAASICLLISTVFGLPASTTHTKNAAIMGVGLAKRFSSVNWLVVKDMVAAWILTFPICGLIAYMVAKLFLLIF from the coding sequence ATGACCATAGGATTAGTCTTTGTTTTTATCCTCGTTGGAGCTTCAATTTTTGTAAATGGTTGGACTGATGCCCCGAATGCCATAGCAACGGTTGTATCAACGAGGGTATTAAGGCCGCGCATATCTGTGGTTTTGGCTTCGATAATGAATTTTTTGGGTGTTTGGTTAATGGGCACGGCAGTGGCAAACACAATCGGTTCAATAATCAGGCTGTCTCCAGGAAATGAAGCTCTTGTTACCCTTGGAGCAGCGCAGTTGTCAATTGTTATTTGGTCTGTTACTGCATGGAGATTTGGAATACCTACAAGTGAAAGCCATGCCCTTATAGCAGGGCTTACAGGGGCAGGAATAGCATCTGTTGGTATCGGGCAAGTTAGCGGGGAAGCATGGACAAAGGTTTTACAGGGACTTCTGATTTCTTCTGTTATTGGTTTGATGGCAGGTTTTGCAGTAGCAAAGGCTGTTGTTTTCCTATTTAGGAATACTTCAAGGGCTAAGTCTAATATATTTTTCAGCTATGCCCAGGTAATTTCTGCTGCTGCAATGGCATTCAGCCATGGCGCACAGGATGGACAGAAATTTATGGGAGTTCTTGCCGCAGCCCTTATATATTCCGGCTTTACAAGCAATACTATTAATAATGGTATTACCATACCTGTATGGGTAATGTTTCTTTGTTCAATTATTATGTCTGCCGGGACTTCAATAGGCGGTTACAGGATAATTAAGAAAATGGGAATGGATATGGTAAAATTGGAAAAATACCAGGGCTTTGCGGCAGACGCTGCTGCATCCATTTGTCTTCTGATTTCTACAGTATTCGGACTTCCTGCCAGTACTACCCATACCAAGAACGCGGCAATAATGGGAGTGGGATTGGCCAAGCGCTTTTCTTCAGTAAATTGGCTTGTTGTCAAGGATATGGTTGCAGCATGGATCCTGACATTTCCAATATGCGGATTGATTGCTTATATGGTTGCAAAGTTATTTTTACTAATATTTTAA